One genomic window of Malaciobacter molluscorum LMG 25693 includes the following:
- the grpE gene encoding nucleotide exchange factor GrpE — protein sequence MSEEKKEKLNQEEVVETCENQTCEDNTEQEVSEQQEQTVESVKAEYEAKLKEEQDKYLRVHADFENIKKRLEKEKYQAIDYASEKFAKDLLVPIDTLEMALAAEESSKDLDAQELLKKLKEGVELTIKNFYTVFEKHEITPIDTDGEFDPNFHDAVMQVDSEDHEDGQIVQQLQKGYKYKDRLLRPAMVSICKK from the coding sequence TTGAGTGAAGAAAAAAAAGAAAAATTAAATCAAGAAGAAGTTGTAGAAACTTGTGAAAATCAAACTTGTGAAGACAATACTGAACAAGAGGTTTCAGAACAACAAGAGCAGACAGTTGAGAGTGTAAAAGCTGAATATGAAGCAAAATTAAAAGAAGAACAAGATAAATATTTAAGAGTTCATGCAGATTTTGAAAATATTAAAAAAAGATTAGAAAAAGAGAAGTATCAAGCAATAGATTATGCAAGTGAAAAGTTTGCAAAAGATTTATTAGTTCCAATTGATACTTTAGAAATGGCATTAGCAGCAGAAGAGAGTTCTAAAGATTTAGATGCTCAAGAACTTCTTAAAAAATTAAAAGAGGGTGTTGAATTAACAATCAAAAATTTTTATACAGTTTTTGAAAAACATGAAATTACACCAATAGATACTGATGGTGAATTTGATCCAAATTTTCATGATGCAGTAATGCAAGTTGATAGTGAAGATCATGAAGATGGACAAATAGTTCAACAATTACAAAAAGGTTATAAGTATAAAGATAGATTACTAAGACCTGCAATGGTATCTATTTGTAAAAAATAG